In a single window of the Caproicibacterium sp. BJN0003 genome:
- a CDS encoding ATP-binding cassette domain-containing protein: protein MDLELRRGEIYGLIGKNGAGKTTLLKMISGLSKPSSGSLRLLGETTESGFQKARAKTGCMIETPGFLPYLSANDNLEYYRLQRGMKDKSCVQKALKFVGLSETGTKKFKNFSLGMKQRLGLALAVLDDPELLILDEPINGLDPMGIAEFREMILSLNHEKGTTVLISSHILGELSQIATTFGFMNDGKLIEHISAADLEEKCKMNLKLTVDNTERAAKILQQNLSCNEFQVENEREIHLDAFLDTPEIVVKELVQNDVMVSGVERAGLNLEEYFINLVGGMQHA, encoded by the coding sequence TTGGATCTTGAACTTCGCCGCGGTGAAATTTATGGCTTAATCGGTAAAAACGGAGCTGGAAAAACGACCCTGCTCAAAATGATCAGCGGGCTTTCTAAACCAAGCAGTGGCTCCCTGCGGCTTTTGGGAGAAACCACCGAAAGCGGATTCCAAAAGGCCCGTGCGAAAACCGGCTGTATGATTGAAACTCCCGGATTTTTGCCTTACCTTTCCGCAAACGATAATTTGGAATATTATCGTTTACAAAGAGGAATGAAAGACAAAAGCTGCGTTCAAAAAGCACTGAAATTTGTCGGTCTTTCGGAAACCGGAACTAAAAAATTCAAAAATTTCTCTCTCGGCATGAAACAGCGTCTCGGGCTTGCTCTTGCCGTTTTAGATGACCCGGAACTGCTAATTTTGGATGAACCGATCAATGGCCTTGACCCTATGGGAATTGCAGAATTCCGTGAAATGATCCTTTCGCTTAACCACGAAAAAGGCACAACGGTTTTGATTTCCAGCCATATTCTCGGCGAGCTTTCTCAGATCGCAACTACTTTTGGTTTTATGAATGACGGAAAACTGATTGAACACATCAGTGCCGCCGATCTGGAAGAAAAATGTAAAATGAATCTAAAGCTGACCGTAGACAATACTGAACGTGCTGCCAAAATCTTGCAACAAAATCTTTCATGCAATGAGTTTCAGGTGGAAAATGAACGAGAAATTCATTTGGACGCTTTCCTTGATACCCCAGAGATTGTTGTAAAAGAGCTGGTCCAAAACGATGTGATGGTCTCCGGCGTAGAGCGAGCCGGACTTAATTTGGAGGAATACTTTATCAATCTTGTGGGAGGAATGCAGCATGCTTAA
- a CDS encoding Na+/H+ antiporter NhaC family protein, translating into METATLLLFAAALFCCVLFNFPILYALVFGYFLFCFYGLRKGKKPQELLKMSLTGIKTVKNILIVFLLIGMITALWRAAGTIPAIISDSFGLMLPSFFLVITFLLNCLVSFLTGTAFGSAATMGVITMAIGNAMGLDPAFLGGAILSGVYFGDRCSPMSTSALLVSELTKTNLFTNIRKMFFTSIVPFSISCILYIFLGFTNNSESNSIGIKEIFETNFNLSFLTLIPAILILVLSCFKISVKITMSLSILSAVGIAFWIQVLEPTQLFHLLIFGYHAQDPVLGKLIDGGGILSMVNVTAIVCLSSCYAGIFNGTGLLINLKEKIRRLGQKISPYGSLLCTSIGTSMIACNQTLSIMLTHQLCNEMISDHEEMAINLENTVVVLAPLIPWSIAGGVPLAAVGAPQISLLFAFYLYLIPLWNFFKITYKKRANQ; encoded by the coding sequence ATGGAAACTGCTACTTTACTGCTTTTTGCAGCTGCTCTATTTTGCTGTGTCCTTTTTAATTTCCCGATTTTATATGCGTTGGTCTTTGGATACTTTTTATTTTGCTTTTATGGACTGCGAAAAGGGAAAAAGCCACAGGAACTTTTGAAAATGTCCCTTACAGGAATTAAAACTGTTAAAAATATTTTGATCGTCTTCCTATTAATTGGAATGATCACTGCCTTATGGCGTGCAGCAGGGACAATTCCCGCCATTATTTCTGATTCTTTCGGACTAATGCTTCCTTCTTTCTTCCTTGTAATCACATTCCTTTTAAATTGTTTGGTTTCCTTTTTAACGGGAACTGCCTTCGGATCGGCAGCTACCATGGGAGTAATCACGATGGCAATCGGAAACGCGATGGGTTTAGATCCTGCCTTCCTCGGAGGAGCCATTCTTTCTGGCGTCTATTTTGGAGATCGCTGTTCTCCAATGTCTACCAGTGCACTTTTAGTCAGTGAACTGACTAAAACAAACCTTTTTACAAATATCCGTAAAATGTTTTTTACCTCTATTGTTCCCTTTTCTATTTCTTGCATATTATATATATTTTTAGGATTTACTAATAATTCAGAATCTAATTCGATTGGGATAAAAGAAATTTTCGAAACAAATTTTAATCTCTCCTTTTTAACCTTAATTCCTGCAATCTTAATTTTAGTGCTATCTTGCTTTAAAATTTCAGTTAAAATCACGATGTCATTAAGCATTCTTTCTGCCGTTGGAATTGCTTTTTGGATACAAGTCCTAGAACCCACCCAATTATTTCACCTGCTGATTTTCGGCTATCATGCACAAGACCCTGTTCTTGGAAAATTAATTGATGGGGGCGGTATCCTTTCGATGGTGAATGTTACCGCGATTGTTTGTCTTTCCTCTTGTTATGCCGGAATTTTTAATGGAACCGGTCTTCTTATCAATTTGAAAGAGAAAATTCGAAGACTTGGCCAAAAGATTTCTCCCTATGGCAGCCTGCTCTGCACTTCCATCGGCACTTCAATGATTGCCTGCAACCAAACCCTTTCCATTATGCTGACCCATCAGCTTTGCAACGAAATGATTTCTGACCATGAAGAAATGGCAATCAATCTTGAAAACACCGTAGTCGTTTTAGCCCCCCTTATCCCCTGGTCCATCGCAGGAGGAGTTCCACTGGCTGCAGTAGGTGCACCCCAAATCAGTCTTTTATTTGCCTTCTATTTATACCTGATTCCTCTATGGAACTTTTTTAAAATTACTTACAAAAAACGAGCCAATCAATGA
- a CDS encoding LysR family transcriptional regulator — protein MNFLNIHYFLMVAQERSFTRAAERLYITQQTLSAQIASIEQELGCKLFQRKIPLELTYEGRIFLNYAEEFSGKYEEMQQEFGEISGNQKGCLRIGIAYTREHALMPKILKTYQERYPNIEIQLVEDLNDILQQKLLKREIDLAIAGFLTPLNEVQMRDFYEEEVVLLVGKELLSQLYGDHVKQVIQKIKEEKKVTPLEKCPFLMNGQKDIAGRIGRHLIAQAGFIPDIRVEGGNIETLLELCAKNMGACFSPKILAQAVLSEKQLSKMEVFHFSEDTWYWIRFAWLKQSYAQTLITHFIEITEKSCVEK, from the coding sequence ATGAATTTTTTAAATATACACTATTTTTTAATGGTCGCGCAGGAACGCAGCTTTACAAGAGCCGCAGAGCGCCTTTATATTACGCAGCAGACTTTAAGCGCCCAGATTGCCTCTATTGAACAGGAATTGGGATGTAAACTGTTTCAAAGAAAAATTCCACTGGAATTGACTTATGAGGGCCGGATATTTTTAAATTATGCAGAAGAATTTTCGGGAAAATATGAAGAAATGCAACAAGAATTTGGAGAGATCTCCGGCAATCAGAAAGGCTGTCTCCGCATTGGGATTGCCTATACAAGGGAGCATGCGCTGATGCCGAAAATTCTCAAAACATATCAAGAGCGATACCCTAACATTGAGATTCAATTGGTGGAAGATCTGAACGATATTTTACAGCAGAAACTTTTAAAAAGGGAAATTGATTTGGCAATTGCAGGTTTCCTGACTCCTTTAAATGAAGTTCAGATGCGTGATTTCTATGAAGAAGAGGTCGTACTCTTAGTAGGAAAAGAGCTGTTGTCTCAACTTTATGGAGATCATGTAAAGCAAGTGATTCAAAAAATCAAGGAGGAAAAAAAGGTTACCCCATTGGAAAAATGTCCGTTTTTAATGAATGGGCAAAAAGATATTGCCGGAAGAATTGGTCGGCATTTGATTGCGCAGGCGGGCTTTATTCCGGATATTAGAGTAGAGGGGGGGAATATCGAAACACTTTTGGAACTTTGTGCAAAAAATATGGGAGCTTGTTTTTCTCCCAAGATTTTGGCACAGGCGGTTCTTTCCGAAAAGCAGCTTTCAAAAATGGAAGTTTTTCATTTCTCCGAAGATACATGGTATTGGATTCGATTTGCTTGGCTGAAGCAATCCTATGCACAAACTTTAATTACCCATTTTATTGAGATCACAGAAAAATCATGTGTTGAAAAATAA
- a CDS encoding muconate/chloromuconate family cycloisomerase produces MHRIKKISAQIVQIPLKRPHVMSLMTVKHVDFLLVKITEEQGLESWGEAAFLGGPTWSEESVESAAAVVQKYLAPYLIGQEGTQLESLRMRMEQLVRGNHFAKAAVEMALFDLTGKAFHLPVYELLGGKVRSSVPMSWSLATGDIKKEIQEAEEKYAQGFRIFKFKTGVLSLEQDIARVAAIREHFGKDLHLRIDANQGWSFFEALEALQKMAPYHLDFAEQPLSKDDREGLSILTQKTPVPLLADESLDSLQNAMDLIRAHTFHLFGIKLTKIGGLLGGKRLASLAEAAHMDCYVGCMIETGLGTAAYLHFAASTPQVTLGCELFGPLLLADTITTKEPNYQDGSIFLSETESGFGVEIDASQLKRYTVADPIIIQ; encoded by the coding sequence ATGCATCGAATTAAAAAAATTTCTGCGCAAATTGTACAGATCCCACTAAAGCGCCCTCATGTAATGAGCCTGATGACGGTAAAGCACGTCGATTTTCTACTTGTAAAAATCACAGAAGAACAGGGATTGGAAAGCTGGGGAGAAGCTGCCTTTTTAGGCGGCCCCACTTGGTCGGAAGAAAGTGTAGAAAGTGCTGCCGCTGTGGTGCAGAAATATCTCGCGCCCTATCTCATCGGGCAGGAAGGAACCCAATTAGAATCTCTGCGCATGCGGATGGAACAATTAGTCCGCGGCAATCATTTTGCCAAAGCTGCCGTAGAGATGGCACTTTTTGATCTGACTGGAAAAGCATTTCATCTGCCCGTTTATGAACTTTTGGGTGGAAAAGTCCGCAGCAGCGTTCCTATGAGCTGGTCCCTCGCAACCGGAGACATCAAAAAAGAAATTCAGGAAGCAGAAGAAAAATATGCACAGGGATTTCGGATTTTTAAATTCAAAACCGGCGTTCTCTCTCTGGAACAGGATATTGCGCGGGTCGCTGCCATTCGGGAACATTTCGGCAAAGACCTTCACCTTCGAATTGACGCTAATCAAGGTTGGAGTTTCTTTGAGGCTTTGGAAGCTTTACAAAAAATGGCACCCTATCATCTTGATTTTGCCGAGCAACCGCTTTCGAAAGACGATCGGGAAGGACTTTCCATTCTGACCCAAAAAACACCCGTTCCACTCTTAGCCGACGAAAGCCTTGACTCTCTGCAAAATGCCATGGATCTGATTCGTGCCCACACTTTCCATTTGTTCGGGATCAAGCTTACAAAGATCGGCGGTCTGCTCGGTGGAAAACGTCTTGCCTCTCTGGCCGAAGCGGCTCATATGGACTGCTATGTAGGCTGTATGATTGAAACCGGCTTGGGAACTGCCGCATATCTTCATTTTGCAGCATCCACTCCTCAAGTAACCCTCGGATGCGAACTGTTTGGGCCACTTTTGCTGGCAGATACTATCACCACGAAAGAACCAAATTATCAGGATGGCTCCATTTTCTTATCAGAAACAGAATCTGGTTTTGGTGTGGAAATTGATGCTTCTCAGCTTAAGCGTTATACGGTTGCTGACCCGATTATCATTCAATGA
- a CDS encoding AzlD domain-containing protein → MNIYICIFAMALTTYLIRMLPLTLFQKKIKNRFLRSFLTYVPCACLTAMTFPSILYSTNSLISGLIGFLVAIIVSFWGKSLVMVAACSCAAVFLTEQILCFF, encoded by the coding sequence GTGAATATTTATATCTGTATCTTTGCAATGGCCTTGACAACTTATCTGATTCGCATGCTGCCTCTAACACTTTTTCAAAAGAAGATCAAGAATCGGTTTTTGCGGTCTTTTCTAACTTATGTCCCCTGTGCCTGTCTGACTGCCATGACATTTCCGTCGATTCTTTACTCTACAAATTCTCTTATCAGCGGTCTGATTGGCTTTTTGGTCGCTATCATTGTATCCTTTTGGGGGAAAAGTCTGGTTATGGTAGCCGCTTGCAGCTGCGCTGCGGTTTTTTTAACCGAACAAATCCTCTGCTTTTTTTAA
- a CDS encoding AzlC family ABC transporter permease produces MGKKLTKNMNGMEYKIGVWDGMPVGIGYFSVSFGFGALAASHGISAWDAAVISFSNLTSAGQFAGLTAITAGASLWELILTQLVINSRYALMSLSLSQKMGSRIGTLPRLIIAFFNTDEIFALAMARQKPLTVPYLLGLGLTPMIGWTGGTLAGALASSALPLMIRTALGVALYGMFIAIVIPQARAQKSILAVTLISLILSCLFYWIPVLNGISSSLSVILCTVISAAVGALLFPIGDEENAQEALA; encoded by the coding sequence ATGGGAAAGAAGTTAACTAAAAATATGAATGGTATGGAATATAAAATTGGAGTCTGGGACGGGATGCCTGTTGGAATCGGGTACTTTTCCGTCAGCTTTGGATTTGGCGCTCTGGCAGCTTCCCACGGAATCAGTGCATGGGATGCAGCAGTAATTTCCTTTTCCAATCTGACGAGCGCCGGTCAATTTGCAGGATTAACTGCAATTACAGCGGGAGCTTCTCTTTGGGAACTCATTTTGACACAGTTAGTCATCAACAGTCGTTATGCCCTAATGAGCCTTTCTCTCAGTCAAAAAATGGGCAGCCGCATCGGTACGCTGCCAAGACTCATTATTGCATTTTTTAACACCGACGAAATTTTTGCTCTGGCAATGGCACGCCAAAAGCCTCTGACGGTTCCCTATTTGTTGGGCCTCGGCCTAACTCCAATGATCGGCTGGACCGGTGGAACGCTCGCCGGTGCCTTGGCAAGTTCCGCACTGCCGCTGATGATTCGTACCGCTCTTGGCGTTGCTCTTTATGGAATGTTCATTGCCATTGTAATTCCCCAGGCACGCGCACAAAAATCCATTTTGGCCGTCACGCTGATTTCTCTTATTCTCAGCTGCCTCTTTTACTGGATTCCAGTGCTGAACGGGATTTCTTCCAGCCTCTCGGTCATTTTATGCACGGTAATCTCCGCAGCGGTTGGTGCGCTCTTATTTCCGATAGGTGATGAGGAAAATGCGCAGGAGGCCTTGGCGTGA
- a CDS encoding LysR family transcriptional regulator — protein MTRYEVFLQVVETGSFTKAAHQLGYTQSAVNQNVKALEEELSTALLQRTKNRVELTADGKEYLPYLQALCAAHRRLEGKVLEMHGLQNAVVRIGTFTSVSRSFLPRAMKEFRKLYPMVQFVLDQGEYTTIAQWIKEGRVDFGFLNPDAVSGLETIPLCEDGMMAVLPKNHPLASFSHVEVKELAQEPFILLGEGEYSVPLNVFRSLLLTPDIRYRVIDDDTIIAMVEQGLGVSALYQLVLRKIDHKNVVIRPIRPVMKRTISLAFRDRKTLPMGARYFVNFLLQNLEQHQKETL, from the coding sequence ATGACGAGATATGAAGTCTTTTTACAAGTGGTCGAGACCGGAAGTTTTACAAAAGCGGCTCATCAGCTCGGTTATACCCAATCCGCAGTAAACCAAAACGTAAAAGCTTTGGAAGAAGAGCTTTCCACGGCGCTTTTGCAGCGGACAAAAAATCGGGTAGAGCTGACAGCGGATGGAAAAGAATATCTGCCTTATCTGCAGGCGCTTTGCGCGGCACATCGACGCCTTGAGGGAAAAGTGCTGGAGATGCATGGTCTTCAAAATGCGGTGGTTCGGATCGGAACGTTTACTAGTGTAAGCCGCAGCTTTTTACCGCGTGCAATGAAAGAATTTCGAAAACTTTATCCAATGGTGCAGTTTGTATTGGACCAGGGAGAATATACAACAATTGCCCAATGGATCAAAGAAGGACGCGTGGACTTTGGTTTTCTCAATCCGGATGCAGTCAGCGGTTTGGAGACTATCCCTCTTTGTGAAGATGGGATGATGGCGGTATTGCCCAAAAATCATCCTTTGGCTTCCTTTTCCCATGTTGAAGTGAAAGAGCTTGCGCAAGAGCCGTTTATTCTTTTGGGAGAAGGGGAATACAGTGTGCCGCTCAATGTTTTTCGAAGCCTTTTGCTGACTCCGGATATCCGTTATCGCGTGATTGATGATGATACGATTATTGCGATGGTAGAGCAAGGGCTTGGTGTTTCTGCATTGTATCAGTTGGTGCTGAGAAAGATCGATCACAAAAATGTTGTGATTCGTCCGATCAGACCAGTCATGAAACGAACGATTTCCCTTGCGTTTCGAGACAGGAAGACACTGCCGATGGGAGCACGTTATTTTGTGAATTTTTTACTGCAAAATCTAGAACAGCATCAGAAAGAAACTTTATAA
- the asnB gene encoding asparagine synthase (glutamine-hydrolyzing): MCGIAGFCDFQKNFTTEQEKWNQILIDMRTSVAHRGSDQSGEYLRENIGFSHARLSIRDILGGAQPMIRKAGDFEYAIVYNGEIYNTEEIKPALEQAGYHFETTSDTEVILYAYMEYGMDFVTKLNGIFAFGIWDGKKNQLLLYRDRVGVKPLFYTLKNDSLVFGSEIKALFCHPYVKPEVNLDSFREIFGIGPARTPGCGVFKGICEVKPGTCVLFSKDGFHQFAYWKLKAKEHTDSYEKTVDTVSFLVRDSITRQMVADVPVCSFLSGGIDSSIVTAVAADFLQKNGSLLNTFSFDFVDNDKNFRSNSFQPAQDRPFVDKMLKACHTHHTYLECDEYQLVDSLFDAVSAKDLPGMTDVDGSLLYFCSLVKQQNKVALTGECADEIFGGYPWFYRKDLFEADGFPWSKDSSARIVLLNDDFIKKLKIDEYSHSRYEESLHDVPYLEGETAEEKRRREISFLNIRWFMQTLLDRMDRTSMAYGLEARVPFADHRIIEYLYNVPWNMKYQHGVEKALLRDACKDLLPDEILHRKKSPYPKMYSPNYEKLLAERFSALLKNSNAPVNAFLDPKKADLFLSSPKDYGKPWFGQLMAAPQMMAYILQIEDWMEKYHLQPCLS, from the coding sequence ATGTGTGGAATTGCCGGATTTTGTGATTTTCAAAAAAATTTTACAACAGAACAGGAAAAGTGGAATCAGATTTTAATTGATATGCGGACTTCAGTTGCCCATCGTGGCAGCGATCAATCAGGAGAATATCTACGGGAAAACATTGGATTTTCCCACGCAAGACTTTCGATCCGTGATATTCTAGGTGGAGCTCAGCCGATGATCCGAAAAGCAGGCGACTTTGAATATGCAATCGTCTACAACGGAGAAATTTATAATACAGAAGAGATCAAGCCAGCTCTCGAACAAGCAGGATATCATTTTGAAACCACTTCCGATACGGAAGTGATCCTCTACGCCTATATGGAATACGGCATGGACTTTGTTACGAAACTCAATGGAATCTTTGCCTTTGGAATTTGGGATGGCAAAAAGAATCAGCTTCTTTTATATCGGGACCGCGTAGGAGTTAAACCATTATTTTATACGTTAAAGAATGATTCTCTTGTTTTCGGTTCCGAAATAAAGGCTTTGTTCTGTCATCCATATGTAAAACCAGAAGTGAATCTCGATAGTTTCCGAGAGATTTTTGGAATTGGGCCTGCAAGGACTCCAGGCTGCGGCGTATTCAAAGGGATCTGTGAGGTAAAACCGGGAACCTGTGTTCTCTTCTCAAAAGACGGATTTCACCAATTCGCTTATTGGAAACTGAAAGCGAAAGAGCATACGGACAGTTATGAAAAGACGGTGGATACCGTTTCTTTTTTGGTCCGAGATTCAATTACCAGACAGATGGTGGCAGATGTTCCTGTCTGCAGTTTCCTTTCCGGAGGAATCGATTCCAGCATTGTCACCGCGGTCGCAGCTGATTTTTTGCAAAAGAACGGTTCTCTTCTCAATACCTTTTCTTTTGATTTTGTGGACAATGATAAAAACTTTCGTTCCAATTCGTTTCAGCCGGCACAGGATCGCCCATTCGTAGATAAAATGCTCAAAGCTTGTCACACTCATCATACCTATTTGGAGTGCGATGAGTATCAGTTGGTCGATTCTCTATTTGACGCCGTCTCCGCAAAGGATCTTCCCGGTATGACCGATGTAGACGGTTCTCTTCTTTATTTTTGCTCTCTTGTAAAGCAGCAGAATAAAGTTGCACTTACCGGCGAATGCGCCGACGAAATCTTCGGTGGATATCCATGGTTTTATCGCAAAGATCTTTTTGAAGCCGATGGATTTCCGTGGTCCAAAGATTCATCTGCAAGAATCGTTCTTTTAAATGACGATTTTATTAAGAAATTGAAAATCGACGAATACTCTCACAGCAGATACGAAGAATCCCTGCACGATGTTCCCTATCTAGAGGGAGAAACGGCGGAAGAAAAACGGCGGCGTGAAATTAGCTTTCTAAATATTCGGTGGTTTATGCAAACGCTTCTCGACCGCATGGATCGAACCAGTATGGCCTATGGACTGGAAGCTAGAGTGCCGTTTGCAGACCACCGCATCATTGAATATCTTTACAATGTGCCGTGGAACATGAAATATCAGCATGGAGTAGAAAAAGCGCTTTTGCGGGATGCCTGCAAAGATCTTTTGCCGGACGAAATTCTTCATCGCAAAAAGAGCCCCTATCCAAAAATGTACAGTCCAAATTATGAAAAGCTTTTAGCCGAGCGGTTTTCGGCACTTTTAAAAAATTCCAATGCACCGGTAAATGCTTTTCTTGACCCCAAAAAGGCAGACCTCTTTTTATCCTCTCCAAAAGATTACGGAAAACCATGGTTTGGACAGCTGATGGCAGCTCCTCAAATGATGGCCTATATTCTGCAGATCGAAGACTGGATGGAAAAATATCACCTTCAACCATGTCTCTCTTAA
- a CDS encoding spore coat protein, producing MQLTQKETGLLKDLKEQEKLLTEKYQKESKKATDPQLQNLFTQISKQEQHHGELIQEIENGTVPTAIDSSSQGQPTFTATYGMSQNQNKDEDTFLCTDALSGEKYLSHSYDVCVFEFKEENVRKVLNQIQAEEQEHGKMIYDYMNKNGMYS from the coding sequence ATGCAGTTAACACAAAAAGAAACAGGACTTTTAAAAGACTTAAAAGAACAGGAAAAACTTCTTACCGAAAAGTACCAAAAAGAATCTAAAAAAGCAACCGACCCGCAGCTTCAGAATTTGTTTACGCAAATTTCAAAACAAGAACAGCATCATGGAGAGCTTATTCAGGAGATTGAGAACGGAACAGTTCCCACGGCCATTGATAGCAGTTCTCAAGGGCAGCCGACATTTACAGCTACCTATGGAATGTCTCAAAACCAAAACAAAGATGAGGACACCTTTTTGTGCACAGACGCACTTTCAGGAGAAAAATATCTCTCTCATTCTTATGACGTTTGTGTATTTGAATTCAAAGAGGAAAATGTCCGAAAAGTACTGAATCAGATTCAGGCTGAAGAGCAGGAACACGGAAAAATGATCTACGATTACATGAATAAAAACGGCATGTATTCCTGA
- a CDS encoding NifB/NifX family molybdenum-iron cluster-binding protein — translation MTKIAVASNNKNVTGHFGHCDNFLLYDVENDKIVKEESVANPGHKPGFLPNFLADKSVNVIISGSMGQGAVDIFNERNVEVITGASGDAKTAVERYLKGELKSTGSICHEHQHHDECGE, via the coding sequence ATGACAAAAATTGCAGTTGCTTCTAACAACAAAAATGTAACGGGACATTTCGGACACTGTGACAACTTTCTGTTGTATGACGTAGAAAACGACAAGATTGTAAAAGAAGAATCAGTGGCTAATCCCGGCCACAAGCCCGGATTCCTGCCCAACTTTCTTGCTGATAAAAGCGTAAATGTTATCATCAGCGGCAGCATGGGTCAGGGCGCTGTAGACATTTTTAATGAGCGAAATGTTGAAGTGATTACCGGCGCATCCGGTGACGCAAAAACGGCAGTGGAACGTTACCTAAAGGGCGAGCTAAAATCGACCGGCAGCATCTGCCACGAACATCAGCATCATGACGAATGCGGCGAATAA
- a CDS encoding MBL fold metallo-hydrolase, which translates to MIIIKVLTENTAASKDFGCEHGLSLYVETPKHHLLFDTGASGLFAENAAKLKVGISGVDVAILSHGHYDHGGGLKTFLQQNSQAKVYANERAFEPYYAHRPDGTNAYIGLDATLLPNERFVFCGATRKIDEELELFSKVQEKAPIPSGNADLYQKVGDTFLPDDFAHEQNLVIRQNGKALLIAGCAHRGILNIVRQFREDNGRFPDVVIGGFHLFSRGSGKNEAPQAVDTLARELKKTGTQYYTCHCTGEEAYHRLKTIMEDQIGYLSAGSHLVINF; encoded by the coding sequence GTGATCATTATTAAAGTTCTGACTGAAAACACTGCGGCATCCAAAGACTTTGGATGTGAGCACGGACTGAGCCTGTATGTCGAAACCCCAAAACACCACCTACTGTTTGACACCGGAGCCAGCGGCCTGTTCGCAGAAAACGCTGCAAAACTAAAGGTCGGCATTTCAGGGGTTGACGTTGCCATTCTATCCCATGGGCATTATGACCACGGCGGTGGACTGAAAACTTTTTTACAGCAAAACAGCCAGGCAAAAGTATATGCAAACGAACGAGCCTTTGAGCCGTATTATGCTCATCGACCCGATGGAACCAATGCATATATTGGCCTAGATGCTACACTTTTGCCTAATGAACGTTTTGTATTCTGCGGAGCAACCCGTAAAATTGATGAGGAATTGGAGCTGTTCTCAAAAGTCCAAGAAAAAGCACCCATCCCCTCTGGAAATGCGGATTTGTATCAAAAAGTTGGGGATACTTTTTTACCGGACGATTTTGCCCATGAGCAAAATTTGGTCATCCGGCAAAATGGAAAAGCTTTGCTGATTGCGGGATGTGCCCATCGCGGAATTCTCAACATTGTCCGACAATTTAGAGAGGACAATGGTCGTTTTCCCGATGTCGTGATCGGCGGATTTCATCTTTTTAGCCGTGGATCTGGAAAAAATGAAGCGCCCCAAGCTGTGGACACTCTTGCACGGGAGCTTAAAAAAACCGGCACGCAGTATTACACCTGCCACTGTACAGGGGAAGAAGCTTACCACCGACTGAAGACAATCATGGAAGATCAGATCGGTTATTTGTCAGCCGGAAGCCATTTGGTCATCAATTTTTAA
- a CDS encoding DUF134 domain-containing protein, which translates to MPRPRKWRRVCGLPENSRFGPLDLCAQKDDIVTMTVDEYETIRLIDLDNFTQEQCAAQMKISRTTVQGIYDSARNKLAQSLVNGKILLIQGGEYRLCNGQEHGCRRAGCPRCRCGKCFEDMDTNESHSPESSETKSSDNPDI; encoded by the coding sequence ATGCCAAGGCCAAGAAAATGGAGACGGGTTTGCGGCCTCCCTGAAAACAGCCGGTTTGGCCCACTGGATCTGTGTGCGCAAAAAGACGACATTGTCACGATGACGGTAGACGAGTATGAAACCATCCGACTGATCGATTTAGATAACTTTACCCAAGAGCAATGCGCGGCGCAGATGAAGATTTCGCGCACTACAGTGCAGGGAATCTATGACAGCGCACGGAATAAACTGGCGCAGTCACTGGTAAACGGAAAAATTCTTTTGATTCAAGGCGGTGAATACCGTCTCTGCAACGGCCAGGAACATGGCTGCAGAAGAGCCGGATGTCCAAGATGCAGATGCGGAAAATGCTTTGAAGATATGGATACAAATGAAAGCCATTCGCCTGAAAGTAGCGAAACAAAATCTTCCGACAATCCCGACATTTAA
- the trxA gene encoding thioredoxin, translated as MYKVYRVRQNKNSETYERRIPMSVTTITKNNFAAQVLNSEKPVLLDFWASWCGPCRMLSPIVDKIADENSSITVGKVNVDEQPELARQFGVMSIPTLIVFKNGKITQQSVGVRLKGAILKMIEA; from the coding sequence TTGTATAAAGTTTATAGAGTAAGACAGAATAAAAATTCAGAAACATATGAAAGGAGAATTCCTATGTCTGTAACTACAATTACAAAAAACAATTTTGCTGCCCAAGTACTTAATTCCGAAAAACCGGTGCTCTTGGATTTTTGGGCCAGTTGGTGCGGTCCATGCAGAATGCTTTCTCCGATTGTGGATAAAATAGCTGATGAAAATTCTTCTATCACGGTTGGAAAAGTAAATGTGGACGAGCAGCCGGAATTGGCCCGTCAGTTTGGTGTCATGAGTATTCCAACTCTGATTGTTTTTAAAAACGGAAAAATCACACAGCAATCAGTTGGTGTTCGTCTAAAGGGTGCCATTTTAAAAATGATTGAGGCATGA